One Bufo gargarizans isolate SCDJY-AF-19 chromosome 3, ASM1485885v1, whole genome shotgun sequence DNA segment encodes these proteins:
- the LOC122932492 gene encoding twist-related protein 2-like produces MKEEGTCPDSPEDSLVTSEEEAERQQRKAIRKRTVLVGKADDVRVPLSPTCKRNKKSPQLDTFEDVHTQRIIANVRERQRTQSLNDAFAELRKIIPTLPSDKLSKIQTLKLASRYIDFLYQVLQSDELDHKIASCNYLAHERLSYAFSVWRMEGAWSMSTSH; encoded by the coding sequence ATGAAAGAAGAAGGAACATGCCCTGACTCCCCTGAAGACAGCCTGGTAACCAGTGAAGAAGAGGCTGAGCGCCAACAGAGGAAGGCCATACGTAAGCGCACAGTGTTGGTAGGCAAAGCTGATGATGTGAGGGTGCCCCTTTCACCTACATGCAAGCGTAACAAAAAGAGCCCCCAATTAGACACGTTTGAGGATGTACACACGCAAAGAATCATTGCCAACGTGAGAGAGCGGCAGCGCACACAGTCCCTAAACGATGCTTTTGCAGAGCTCAGAAAGATCATTCCTACACTGCCATCTGACAAGCTGAGCAAAATACAGACCCTGAAGCTGGCTTCTCGCTATATTGATTTCCTGTACCAGGTCTTGCAGAGCGATGAGTTAGACCACAAGATTGCCAGTTGTAACTACCTTGCCCATGAAAGACTCAGCTACGCCTTCTCTGTGTGGAGAATGGAAGGTGCCTGGTCCATGTCTACATCCCACTGA